AATCATTGAAAAAGTCTCCAAAAGGATCAAAGTCACGATTGTTTAAGTCAGTCATTCCTTTAAAGAGGGTATTATTTGGATCTGTTTTGATAATTTTATAGCAATTTTGACAGAGATCAATTTGTTTTTGCTGTCCATTGATATTGGTATACAGATGAATTGTTGAGTCGTTAATTTTACAGTTTTGACAGAGCATACATCTACCTCATTTCATTCGTATTCTTGACCTAAGAAAAAGGTCAAGAATAGTCAAAGTTTTATACTCTCATTATAGCATGATTAAGGTGTAAAGCAAGTAAAAAGATTGGGAAGTGGTCATTTTTAAAAGAAGGATTTATGGAGGATTAAGCGACTTGAAGGTAAGAAAAAAATCCCATTTGTGGTGACAAAAAGGATTCTCATTCATCAAGCAGGGGTCTCTCTGCTGTTTGTATATTAGTAAAGGAGTTCGTAGATCTCCATTGCAATCAAATCAATGCTATCAAAGGTATAGGTTTCACGAGCTTCTACATCGCGAAGAGTGAAGAGTGATCCGTTTTCTTCGTCGTGGCTGTATGCAACTTCTGCGACAACAACACCTTCACGTTCAAAATTACGTTTTAGATTTCCACCATCTTTTGTCATTGCTTCTAGGCGGTTAATGATTCTAACCAAATGTGATTCCATTTTGATTCTCCTCCATTTCTTATCGTTTCTATTTTACCATAAACAAGAGGTAGTTGACTAGAAAAAAACTGTGATTTCTCTCTATTTCTCTATTCTATCAAGTTAATTGTTAAAATTAGAGAAAAATATTGCATTTTAATTCAATTCGTGTTATAATCATACAATCTAATACATAGAAAGTTGATTGAATATGAATTTTTCTTTTTTACCAAAGTATTTACCATATTTTAACTATGGTGCTCTGATTACCGTATTGATTTCTATCCTTGTTGTCTGCTTAGGGACCATTATAGGTGTCTTACTGGCCTTTGCTCAACGTTCACGCTTTAAACCGCTCGTTTGGTTTGCAAATGTGTATGTTTGGATCTTCCGTGGAACTCCGATGATGGTTCAAATAATGATTGCCTTTGCTCTTATGCATATCAATGCTCCGACTATTCAAGTGGGAATTTTAGGAGTTGATCTTTCTCGTTTGATTCCTGGTATTCTGATTATTTCTATGAACAGTGGAGCTTACGTTTCAGAAACTGTTCGTGCTGGGATCAATGCGGTTCCTAAAGGGCAGTTAGAGGCCGCATATTCTCTAGGTATTCGTCCGAAAAATGCCATGCGTTATGTCATTTTGCCACAAGCTATCAAGAATATTCTTCCAGCGCTGGGAAATGAATTTATCACCATTATCAAGGATAGTTCCCTCTTGTCGGCAATTGGGGTGATGGAGTTGTGGAATGGTGCAACGACTGTAGCAACAACAACTTATTTACCGTTGACTCCCCTTTTATTTGCAGCCTTTTACTATTTGATTATGACCTCTGTTTTGACAGTGGCGTTGAAAGCATTTGAAAAACATATTGGACAAGGAGACAAGAAATAATGACAGAAACCTTGATTAAAATTGAAGAACTACATAAGTCTTTTGGGAAAAATGAAGTTTTAAAAGGCATCAATCTTGAGATTAAACGTGGAGAAGTTGTGGTCATTATCGGACCGTCAGGGAGCGGGAAATCAACCCTCCTTCGTTCGATGAATCTCCTTGAAGAAGCAAGTAAAGGTAAGGTTATCTTTGAAGGAGTTGATATCACTGATAAGAAAAATGACCTTTTTGCTATGCGTGAAAAGATGGGTATGGTATTCCAACAATTCAACCTCTTTCCTAATATGACGGTCATGGAAAATATCACTTTGTCCCCAATCAAAACTAAAGGTGAAAGCAAGGAAGTTGCGGAGAAAAGAGCACAGGAACTGTTAGAAAAAGTTGGTTTGCCAGATAAGGCGACGGCCTATCCTCAGAGTTTGTCTGGTGGTCAGCAACAACGGATTGCTATTGCACGTGGACTTGCTATGGAACCAGATGTTTTGCTTTTTGATGAGCCGACTTCAGCCCTTGACCCTGAGATGGTTGGAGAAGTTCTAGCTGTTATGCAAGACCTTGCCAAGTCAGGGATGACTATGGTGATTGTGACGCATGAAATGGGCTTTGCGCGTGAGGTAGCAGACCGTGTTATCTTTATGGCGGATGGAGTTGTTGTCGAAGATGGAACTCCAGAAGAGATTTTCAATCAAACAAAAGAACAACGGACCAAGGAATTTTTGAGTAAGGTTTTGTAATACCTCATTTTTAGAAGAAGCGGAGTAGGCATCATGGCTTCCAGTAAAGAATATTTAGATTTTATTCTCGAACAGCTATCAGAGCTAGAGGAGATGAGTTATCGTCCAATGATGGGAGAGTATATCCTTTATTATCGTGGGAAGATTATTGGGGGAATCTATGATAATCGTCTGTTACTGAAGCCTGTGAAGGTGGTCATGGATCAATTGGAACAGACTAGGCTTGAACGTCCTTATGAAGGAGCTAAGGAGATGATTTTGCTAGAAGATCTTGAAGATAAGTCATTTCTAGCGAAACTAATCAAGGATATGTATGAAGTCTTACCGGCTCCTAAAGTTTAAAAAGAAAGCATGACAGATTCTCCTAATATAAATAGGCATAAAAGCTCGATAAGGGCTTTTTCTTATAGTTTTTGACTATAAGGTCCATTAGTCAAGAAGTGTTAGAATGACAAGGTATTTTTTGTTATAATAGAGGATATCTGATAGAAAAGAGAAGAGATATGGCACAGATTATTGATGGGAAGGCTCTTGCGGCTAAGTTACAGGGGCAGTTGACTGAAAAGACGGCTAAACTAAAAGAAGAAACAGGTTTAGTTCCAGGCTTGGTGGTGATTTTGGTGGGAGATAATCCAGCCAGCCAAGTCTACGTTCGCAACAAGGAACGCTCAGCTCTCGCTGCTGGCTTCCGTAGTGAAGTAGTGCGAGTTCCAGAGACCATTACCCAGGCGGAATTGTTAGACTTGATTGCCAAATACAATCAAGATTCAGCTTGGCATGGGATTTTGGTCCAGTTACCTTTACCAAAACATATTGATGAAGAGGCAGTTTTATTAGCCATTGATCCCGAAAAAGATGTGGATGGTTTCCACCCGCTAAACATGGGTCGCCTCTGGTCTGGTCATCCAGTTATGATTCCTTCGACACCTGCAGGAATTATGGAGATGTTTCATGAATATGGGATTGAGTTGGAAGGTAAAAATGCGGTTGTTATCGGTCGCTCAAATATTGTTGGTAAACCGATGGCCCAGCTACTTTTGGCTAAGAATGCAACAGTAACCTTGACCCACTCACGCAC
This genomic interval from Streptococcus oralis subsp. tigurinus contains the following:
- a CDS encoding TfoX/Sxy family protein; the encoded protein is MASSKEYLDFILEQLSELEEMSYRPMMGEYILYYRGKIIGGIYDNRLLLKPVKVVMDQLEQTRLERPYEGAKEMILLEDLEDKSFLAKLIKDMYEVLPAPKV
- a CDS encoding amino acid ABC transporter ATP-binding protein, with translation MTETLIKIEELHKSFGKNEVLKGINLEIKRGEVVVIIGPSGSGKSTLLRSMNLLEEASKGKVIFEGVDITDKKNDLFAMREKMGMVFQQFNLFPNMTVMENITLSPIKTKGESKEVAEKRAQELLEKVGLPDKATAYPQSLSGGQQQRIAIARGLAMEPDVLLFDEPTSALDPEMVGEVLAVMQDLAKSGMTMVIVTHEMGFAREVADRVIFMADGVVVEDGTPEEIFNQTKEQRTKEFLSKVL
- a CDS encoding DUF1797 family protein; this translates as MESHLVRIINRLEAMTKDGGNLKRNFEREGVVVAEVAYSHDEENGSLFTLRDVEARETYTFDSIDLIAMEIYELLY
- a CDS encoding bifunctional methylenetetrahydrofolate dehydrogenase/methenyltetrahydrofolate cyclohydrolase; the protein is MAQIIDGKALAAKLQGQLTEKTAKLKEETGLVPGLVVILVGDNPASQVYVRNKERSALAAGFRSEVVRVPETITQAELLDLIAKYNQDSAWHGILVQLPLPKHIDEEAVLLAIDPEKDVDGFHPLNMGRLWSGHPVMIPSTPAGIMEMFHEYGIELEGKNAVVIGRSNIVGKPMAQLLLAKNATVTLTHSRTHHLAKVAAKADILVVAIGRAKFVTADFVKPGAVVIDVGMNRDENGKLCGDVDYDAVAPLASHITPVPGGVGPMTITMLMAQTYQAALRTLNKD
- a CDS encoding amino acid ABC transporter permease, which codes for MNFSFLPKYLPYFNYGALITVLISILVVCLGTIIGVLLAFAQRSRFKPLVWFANVYVWIFRGTPMMVQIMIAFALMHINAPTIQVGILGVDLSRLIPGILIISMNSGAYVSETVRAGINAVPKGQLEAAYSLGIRPKNAMRYVILPQAIKNILPALGNEFITIIKDSSLLSAIGVMELWNGATTVATTTYLPLTPLLFAAFYYLIMTSVLTVALKAFEKHIGQGDKK